In Thermodesulfobacteriota bacterium, the following proteins share a genomic window:
- a CDS encoding outer membrane lipoprotein-sorting protein, translating to MRIKSFILVLILCLAAPLSAKPQEPLKLDQVLAKYYEAIGGLEKWNNLNTMVMQGTMKSQGVTIPITAYHERPYKCRIEFKVQGTTMAQIYGGYFAWQINPLSGNPEPAPMSSGKTRYMKDTCGIESSLKDYKKKRHKVKLLGEEEIDGKNAYKINLKYNSGNIETFYIDAKTFLLLRTVGLYNMDGSDLRTTTDFKQYKNIDGYVVPNNLVIQIHGNPEPEVINVSKFEFNTDIDSTIFDFPKENMEKMQQQLKEMK from the coding sequence ATGAGAATCAAATCCTTTATCTTAGTTCTAATTTTATGTCTTGCAGCGCCATTATCTGCTAAACCGCAGGAGCCGCTCAAGCTGGACCAAGTGCTTGCTAAATATTATGAAGCAATCGGAGGGCTTGAGAAATGGAACAACCTAAACACAATGGTCATGCAAGGTACAATGAAATCTCAGGGTGTTACAATCCCGATCACTGCCTATCATGAGAGACCATATAAATGCCGGATCGAATTTAAAGTACAAGGCACTACTATGGCACAGATCTACGGAGGATATTTCGCATGGCAGATAAACCCGCTTTCAGGAAATCCAGAGCCAGCTCCCATGAGCTCAGGAAAAACCAGGTATATGAAAGACACATGCGGTATTGAAAGCTCCCTTAAAGATTACAAAAAGAAACGCCATAAAGTAAAACTATTGGGTGAAGAGGAAATAGATGGCAAAAATGCATATAAAATCAATCTAAAATACAACTCCGGTAACATTGAGACATTCTATATAGACGCCAAGACTTTTTTACTTCTAAGAACCGTGGGACTATACAATATGGACGGCAGTGATCTTAGAACTACTACAGACTTTAAACAATATAAAAATATCGATGGCTATGTCGTGCCTAACAATCTTGTAATTCAAATACACGGAAACCCCGAGCCTGAAGTTATTAATGTGAGCAAGTTTGAATTTAACACCGACATAGATTCGACTATCTTTGATTTTCCTAAAGAAAATATGGAGAAAATGCAGCAACAATTAAAAGAAATGAAATAG
- a CDS encoding YigZ family protein has product MSKDSTYLVPAKSIVMEQEIKRSRFIASITHAVDKQSALGFIEEVSNKHPSASHNTYAYVIGNPNGGAEVGFNDDGEIGGTAGKPILSVLQMRGIGDVAAVVTRYFGGTRLGTGGLVRAYSGTITMALDELELTEYVKLTKMSIKVGYDYESNTRNFLDKQSINIKDVLYAEDVTIYVEIPLSREDMIRGEILNATRGNADITVDG; this is encoded by the coding sequence ATGTCCAAGGATTCAACTTATCTTGTCCCGGCAAAGAGTATTGTCATGGAGCAGGAAATAAAACGAAGCAGGTTCATTGCGAGCATAACCCATGCTGTGGACAAACAGAGCGCGCTTGGCTTTATAGAAGAGGTTTCAAACAAGCACCCCAGCGCCTCTCACAATACTTATGCATATGTTATCGGCAACCCAAACGGCGGGGCTGAGGTAGGTTTTAATGATGACGGCGAGATTGGGGGCACTGCGGGAAAACCGATTCTAAGTGTGTTGCAAATGAGAGGTATTGGAGATGTAGCTGCAGTTGTGACTCGTTACTTTGGCGGCACAAGACTCGGCACTGGAGGATTGGTTAGAGCATACTCTGGAACTATTACAATGGCACTCGATGAGCTTGAGTTAACAGAGTATGTAAAGCTAACCAAGATGAGCATAAAGGTTGGATATGATTATGAGAGCAACACTAGGAACTTTCTTGATAAACAGTCTATTAATATAAAAGATGTTCTTTATGCTGAAGATGTAACTATTTATGTTGAGATTCCTCTTTCTAGAGAAGATATGATAAGAGGCGAGATCCTCAATGCAACGAGGGGAAATGCGGATATAACTGTTGATGGATAA
- a CDS encoding UbiD family decarboxylase → MKQVKDLREYLKILDSLSELQQIDVEVDWDLEIGAIIRRAYDLRSPAPLFNKIKDIEDGFRVLGGSAGLSSQPEIKFGRIAASLGFEPSADINEIVGKITDAIEKDGIPPQLVDSGVCQENVILGDDIDLFKLPTPHIHSGDGGRYINTWGTVIVQTPDKSWTNWSINRIMLLDKNRMTGLVPPQQHLGIIHQKWTDMGEPTPFALALGAPPAVPFFSGMPLRENVSEIQVMGALYGQGVEVVKCKTVDLEVPANSEIIIEGTITATERVPEGPMGEFAGYMGAHDTPQPVYNVTAITYRDKPILPVVWAGVPVEDTQTCCGTMYSAAILHELRDNNFPVSSCFLLFESAAHLLVVTVPRPCQSMEDTHDLTHQAKNIIFRSKPGVDIPKVLLVDDDIDPSDVDQVMWAMATRVHPQKDAHYYYHQKTLPLLHYLNVAEKKDLSSTKLILNGLIPGFDRCDISGFEYNVPKELQEKVIGNWNKYGYKS, encoded by the coding sequence ATGAAGCAAGTAAAAGATCTAAGAGAATATCTTAAAATTCTAGATAGCCTTTCAGAGCTTCAGCAGATAGATGTTGAAGTCGATTGGGACCTAGAGATCGGAGCTATAATTAGACGCGCATATGACCTTCGTTCTCCGGCGCCCCTTTTTAACAAAATTAAAGACATAGAAGATGGCTTCAGGGTGCTTGGCGGCTCTGCCGGGCTTAGCTCGCAGCCGGAGATTAAATTTGGCCGGATTGCAGCTTCCCTTGGCTTTGAACCCAGCGCTGATATAAATGAAATAGTTGGCAAGATCACAGATGCTATAGAAAAAGACGGTATTCCACCTCAGCTAGTAGATAGCGGGGTGTGCCAGGAAAATGTGATACTGGGTGATGACATTGATCTATTTAAATTGCCAACTCCTCACATACATTCAGGTGACGGCGGGCGATATATAAACACCTGGGGCACTGTAATTGTTCAGACCCCTGATAAGTCATGGACAAACTGGTCTATAAACCGAATTATGCTCTTGGATAAAAACCGTATGACTGGTCTTGTGCCTCCTCAGCAGCACCTTGGAATAATTCATCAAAAGTGGACAGATATGGGGGAGCCGACACCATTTGCGCTAGCATTAGGGGCGCCGCCTGCAGTGCCGTTTTTCTCCGGGATGCCGCTTAGAGAAAACGTTAGTGAGATACAAGTTATGGGAGCACTTTACGGCCAAGGGGTCGAAGTTGTTAAGTGTAAAACTGTTGACCTTGAGGTTCCAGCGAATTCTGAAATCATTATTGAGGGCACGATCACCGCAACTGAGCGGGTGCCGGAGGGTCCGATGGGAGAGTTTGCCGGCTATATGGGCGCACACGACACTCCGCAGCCTGTTTACAATGTTACCGCTATTACATATAGAGATAAACCGATTCTTCCGGTTGTATGGGCAGGTGTTCCGGTCGAAGATACCCAGACTTGCTGCGGCACTATGTACTCTGCTGCAATTCTTCATGAACTTAGGGACAATAATTTCCCAGTCTCATCATGCTTTTTACTTTTTGAAAGTGCGGCGCACCTGTTGGTTGTGACCGTTCCAAGGCCGTGCCAATCTATGGAAGACACTCATGATCTTACCCATCAGGCAAAGAACATAATATTTAGAAGTAAGCCTGGTGTAGATATTCCTAAAGTATTATTAGTTGATGATGATATTGATCCCAGTGATGTGGACCAGGTGATGTGGGCGATGGCTACAAGAGTGCATCCGCAAAAGGACGCTCACTACTATTATCATCAAAAAACGCTTCCTCTCCTGCATTACCTAAACGTGGCAGAGAAGAAGGATTTGAGCAGCACAAAGCTGATATTAAACGGTCTGATACCAGGATTTGATAGATGTGATATCTCGGGGTTTGAATATAACGTTCCCAAGGAGCTTCAGGAAAAAGTAATTGGCAATTGGAATAAGTATGGGTATAAGTCCTAG